In a single window of the bacterium genome:
- a CDS encoding response regulator, which yields MEKPKENILLFIDDEEVIIDVLGKCARLFGYTAYGFTKASDALRWYRQNSRRVNVVCLDMKMPEMSGHQCFREIRKINSTQRTVLMSGFTDKTGVTEMLKEGAEYFFEKPFEIEGFFGWIDSALENEPRGDGERTVRTIQGKAPKRMNKPAA from the coding sequence ATGGAAAAGCCGAAGGAAAATATCCTTCTGTTTATTGATGATGAAGAAGTCATCATCGATGTGCTTGGAAAGTGTGCGCGATTATTCGGATATACAGCATATGGTTTTACGAAGGCAAGCGATGCGTTGAGATGGTACAGACAAAATTCAAGGCGGGTAAATGTGGTGTGTCTCGATATGAAAATGCCAGAGATGAGCGGACATCAGTGTTTTCGAGAGATTCGAAAAATCAATTCAACTCAGCGAACCGTACTCATGTCCGGATTTACCGATAAGACCGGAGTTACGGAGATGCTTAAAGAGGGTGCGGAATACTTCTTTGAGAAGCCTTTTGAGATAGAAGGGTTTTTCGGCTGGATTGATTCTGCATTAGAAAATGAGCCTCGGGGTGACGGTGAGCGAACAGTGAGAACTATTCAAGGCAAAGCGCCTAAGCGTATGAATAAGCCAGCTGCTTAA
- a CDS encoding response regulator has translation MHVSHLSKSESLMTETTGIKNKKKHNNVLLYDDTGILDQEIKRDLEALGFAIAGIAKNGEEALEISQQHHPDIFIMDLHNKRKIEHIIPAIESGVKKQKTKSPNLLLDTSHPSLQQSLWAHSFFLNGIVENSLPLLQSSIETIHSLIDSEHIPQIEAGALRRVHHHLETLTELINRASLTTDWIGSSFSWIKVSELVKEAAESSANTLTDHQAIEISMHENVPNILGDQELLKHALMEILDNALRYSSHTTNPVTFSVEPIKTTVRNGKSSSKKHMVCFRVIDSGPGISKEELPRLLAPFHSTEENRIGLGLSIALGVVHHHGGWMEFYSANNGGADIRILLPCCI, from the coding sequence ATGCATGTAAGCCATTTATCAAAGAGCGAATCTCTTATGACTGAAACAACAGGGATCAAAAACAAAAAAAAGCATAATAATGTGCTGCTATATGATGATACGGGAATATTGGATCAGGAAATCAAACGAGACTTAGAAGCACTTGGATTTGCAATCGCTGGAATTGCAAAAAACGGCGAAGAGGCTCTCGAAATCTCTCAGCAACACCATCCTGATATCTTCATCATGGATCTTCATAATAAGCGTAAAATAGAACACATCATTCCAGCTATAGAGAGTGGGGTAAAAAAGCAAAAAACTAAAAGTCCGAATCTGCTACTTGATACATCGCACCCATCGCTACAACAGTCTCTCTGGGCTCATTCTTTTTTTCTCAATGGAATAGTTGAAAACTCACTACCACTACTCCAATCTTCTATCGAAACGATTCATTCACTCATAGACTCGGAGCATATCCCACAGATAGAGGCTGGTGCCCTACGCAGAGTCCATCATCATCTCGAGACTCTCACAGAGCTTATAAATAGAGCTTCTCTCACCACCGACTGGATTGGATCTTCGTTTTCTTGGATAAAAGTATCCGAGCTCGTGAAAGAAGCTGCTGAGAGTTCTGCGAATACGCTTACCGACCATCAAGCAATTGAGATTTCAATGCATGAAAACGTACCGAACATCTTGGGAGATCAAGAACTCCTCAAACATGCACTTATGGAAATCCTTGACAATGCTCTTCGTTATTCCTCGCATACCACTAATCCAGTAACTTTCTCTGTGGAGCCCATAAAGACAACCGTTCGCAATGGGAAGTCCTCCTCAAAAAAACACATGGTCTGCTTTCGCGTTATAGACTCAGGGCCAGGAATCTCGAAAGAAGAACTTCCAAGATTACTTGCCCCCTTTCACTCCACAGAGGAAAATAGAATAGGACTAGGACTTTCAATAGCACTAGGCGTCGTCCATCACCATGGCGGATGGATGGAGTTCTATAGCGCTAATAATGGCGGCGCAGATATTCGGATTTTACTGCCCTGCTGTATCTAA
- a CDS encoding aminotransferase class I/II-fold pyridoxal phosphate-dependent enzyme, with product MKKSVSASLNGLSESATLAINRRSAELVRQGREILRYGLGQSPFPVPDVVVDELKARAFEKDYLPVDGLYELRKGVAQYFHQQWQIESSAESIMIAPGSKELIFILQLVYSGDILIPTPAWVSYAPQAQIVGRHVSFLETKEENRFLLQASELEQCCRAEPGMPRLLILNYPSNPTGQTYSSEELRALAEVVEKYEIIVLADEIYGETNFLGNHDTLARYYPGGTIVSSGLSKWCGAGGWRLGAFNFPEGLLWLRKAMCVVASETYTSTSAPIQWAAIKAFERGDEMTDYLASSRRILRLLSRYICDQFASSEIRFFEPQGAFYIFPSFENYRERLSKKGIHGSKDLMERLLMETGIAALPGVVFGRAAEELTARFSFVPFDGKLAQEQLAGCSSDEEALSKLLKSCPNITKFPELLLDWLEH from the coding sequence ATGAAAAAGTCAGTCTCAGCTTCTTTGAATGGGCTCTCAGAGTCTGCAACGCTCGCAATTAATAGGCGTTCGGCTGAGCTCGTGAGACAGGGAAGGGAGATTCTTCGATACGGTCTTGGACAGTCACCATTTCCAGTTCCAGATGTTGTCGTTGATGAATTGAAAGCACGGGCATTTGAGAAGGACTATTTGCCAGTTGATGGTTTATATGAACTTCGAAAAGGAGTAGCTCAGTACTTTCATCAACAATGGCAGATCGAGAGCTCGGCTGAGAGCATTATGATTGCTCCAGGATCAAAGGAGCTGATTTTTATTCTGCAGCTTGTCTATAGTGGCGATATTCTTATTCCAACGCCTGCTTGGGTATCGTATGCGCCTCAGGCACAAATTGTTGGACGTCATGTATCTTTCCTAGAGACAAAAGAGGAGAATCGTTTCCTATTGCAAGCTTCCGAGCTTGAGCAGTGTTGTCGAGCTGAGCCTGGAATGCCTCGGCTTTTAATCTTGAATTATCCTTCTAATCCTACGGGTCAGACGTACTCTTCGGAGGAGCTCCGAGCACTAGCTGAGGTGGTTGAAAAGTATGAGATCATTGTGCTGGCTGATGAGATTTATGGAGAGACCAATTTTCTGGGTAATCATGATACCCTTGCGCGATATTATCCAGGGGGAACCATAGTCAGTTCAGGCCTCAGTAAGTGGTGTGGAGCTGGGGGATGGCGTCTGGGAGCGTTTAATTTTCCAGAAGGGCTGCTTTGGCTGCGAAAAGCTATGTGCGTAGTAGCGAGCGAGACCTATACCTCTACGAGTGCCCCGATTCAGTGGGCTGCGATAAAAGCATTTGAAAGAGGGGATGAAATGACAGACTACTTAGCTTCTTCAAGAAGAATTTTGCGTCTCCTTTCTCGGTATATCTGTGATCAGTTTGCATCATCAGAAATCAGATTCTTCGAGCCACAAGGAGCTTTCTATATTTTCCCATCCTTTGAGAATTATCGAGAGCGGCTGTCAAAGAAAGGGATTCACGGGAGCAAGGATCTGATGGAGCGCTTATTGATGGAGACAGGTATAGCCGCTCTTCCAGGAGTTGTATTTGGACGAGCGGCAGAGGAGCTTACTGCTCGTTTTTCTTTCGTGCCTTTCGATGGAAAATTAGCTCAGGAACAATTGGCAGGTTGTAGCTCAGACGAGGAAGCACTTTCCAAGCTTTTAAAGTCTTGCCCAAATATCACGAAGTTTCCCGAGCTATTACTGGATTGGCTGGAGCATTAA